CTGGGCGGGGGAAGGCACCCTTGCATATTAGACGGTCGACAACTAACTTAGTTGTTCAGCGTCAAATTTCTCGTGCGGAGGTCACGGATGACATCAACCGCGGTGCCCGTTTCCGGTGCGGTTCCGGGAAGCATCGACGAGGTCACCGCGAACTGGCTGTCGGAGGCGCTGGGCGCGGACGTGACCAGGGTGCGCGCCGAGCGGATCGCCGAGGACACCGGGTTCTCCGCGGCGTTGTACCGGATCCACTTGAGCGGATCCGACGATGTGCCAGAGACTTTGATCGTCAAACTGCCCGCCGAGTCGCTGGCGCGTGGGGGGATGGAGATGCTCGGCGGCTACCGGCGCGAGCTGTACTTCTACCAGCATGTCGCACCCTCTGCGCCGATTGCCACGCCGCACTGCTACGTGGCCCGGATGACCGGCTCCGATTTCGTGCTCGTGCTCGAAGATCTGCGGAACTGGGAGAACGCGGACCACCTGGCCGGACTGTCGCTACCGCGCGCCCAGCTCTGCATCGAACAGTTGGCCGGCCTGCACACGTGGTCGGCGGGCGTCGACGAGGCAGTGCTGCAGGAATTCCCGTGCATCGACTGCTCGTTGACGCGGGACCTGTTCCTGCCGGCGTTCGCGCCCGGGTGGCAGCTCTACCGGGACCACACCCGCCGGCCGGTACCTGGTGCCGTCGCCGCCTTTGCCGAGCGTTTCGCAGATCTCGCACCCACCGCGCTGGCTGCGCTCTCGGAGCGGAACACGTTGCTGCATGGAGATATTCGAGCCGACAACATGTTCTTCCGGGGCGGGGAGCTGAAGGTGGTGGACTTTCAGCTGTCGGTCCGGGGCGCAGGCGCGGCCGATGTCGCCTACCTGGTCAGCCAGGGCCTACCGGCCGAGGTGCGCCGCGGCCACGATGAAGAACTGCTGCGCGAGTACGTCGGCCAGGTCACCGGGTACTCGTTCGAGGACGCCTGGCGGCACTACCGGTTGGCCGTCGCGCTGCTGATGTACATGCCGGTGGTCGCCCTGCTCACCTGGGATGCCGCACCCGAACGATCCCGGCAATTGTGCTTGACCCTGATCGACCGCGCCGTCGCGGCCATCGAGGACATCGACGCCTTGGAGGAGTTTTCATGAGGACAGCGCGGGAAGTGGTCGAGCAGTACAACTGGGTGGTCTGGAACGAGAAGGACTTCGCACTCGCGGACGAATTATTGGGGGAGACCGTCATCCGCCACGAGGTCGGGGAGGCGAAGGTGCTCACCCATGAAGAAGCGGTAAATCGGGTGATCGACCACTGGGCGATGTTCGAGGCAATTCGGTTCGACCTGAACCTGATTGTCGCCGGTGACGACGGCCAGCACGTCGCGATCGTGTACGAATCCCCGATGACGTTTCCTGACGGCAACGCGATGACCGTCAGCAGCATGGAGATCTTCCGCGTCGTCGACGGCCGGATCGTCGAAGTCTGGAATTGTGGTTACAAGCAAGGAGTTTGGGCATGAGTGAACCGGTTCTCGACGATCTTGGCTACTACCTGCTGGCCGGTGCGGGCGGTGAAGGGCCGGCCACATTGATGGACGAGGCGCGCCGCGGCGAGGAGCTCGGCTTCGGTACCGCGTTCATCTCCGAACGCTGGAACGTCAAAGAAGCGTCCTCGCTCGTCGGCGCCGCCTGTGCGGTGACCGACCGGATGCAGATCGCCACGGCGGCAACCAATCACAACACGCGCCATCCGTTGATCACCGGGTCGTGGGCCACCACGATGCATCGGCTGTCGAGGGGCCGCTTCACGTTGGGCATCGGCCGCGGCATTGCCGCCATGTACAACGCCTTCGGCGTGCCGGCTGTGACGACGGCGCAGATGGAGGATTTCGCCCAGGTCATGCGCAAGCTCTGGCACGGCGAGGTGATCTTCAACCACGACGGGCCGATCGGGAAATATCAGGTGCTGTTCCTGGATCCCGACTTCAACGAGGACATCCGGCTGGCGATCGTGGCCTTCGGACCACAGACCCTGGCCCTGGGCGGGCGGGAGTTCGACGACGTCATCCTGCACACCTATTTCACCCCGGACACGGTGCAGCGCGCGGTGAAGACGGTCAAGGACGCCGCCGAGCAGGCCGGCCGCGACCCGGACAGCGTGCGGGTGTGGTCCTGCTTCGCCACCGTGGGGGATCACCTGCCGGAGGAGTTGCGACTCAAGAAGACCGTGGCGCGGCTGGCCACCTACCTCCAGGGCTATGGCGATCTGATGGTGAGTACCAACAACTGGGATCCTGCTGTGCTGCAACGCTTCCGGGAAGATCCCGTCGTCACGTCGATTCCGGGCGGCATCGACCACAAAGCCAGCGCCGAGCAGATCGAGCACATCGCCACGCTCATCCCCGACGAATGGCTGGAACCCTCGGCCACCGGATCGGCACGCCAATGCGTCGACCGCATCCGCAAGGAGTTCGACTACGGTGCCGACGCCGTGATCATGCACGGGGCCACCCCCGACGAGCTCGAACCGATCGTCACCGAATACCGGGCAACCCAGGTGCTGTCGGGATCCGGAAAATAGAAGAGCGAGGGCGTCATCCGCTCCCTGCCACCTTCAGCATATAGCGCACCCGGGGTCTTGCGGCAAGCCCCCGGGGGTGGTGCAGAATCTCCTCCCGCAGCGCTGAGCTGTGGAAACAGGGGGATTCATGTTTGACGTGATCATTGCCGGCGCGGGACCGACCGGATCGATGCTCGCCGCCGAACTGCGACTGCACGATGTGAAAGTCGTCGTGCTGGAGAAGGAGCCCGAGCCGTCCAAGGTGGTCCGCGGGCTGGGACTGCACGCACGCAGCATCGAGATCATGGACCAGCGCGGATTGTTGGTGGGGTTTCTGGAGCGCGGTCAGAAGTACCCGGTCGGAGGGTTCTTCGCCGGCATCGCCAAACCTCAGCCCGAGGGACTCGACACCGCGCACGCCTACGTCCTCGGGATCCCGCAGACGATCACCGAACGTCTGCTGACCGAGCACGCCGAGGACCTCGGGGCCGAGATCCGCCGCGGATGTGAGGTGGCCGGACTGAGCCAGGACGACGACGGCGTCACCGTCGAACTGGCCGATGGGGCACGGTTGAGATCGCGCTACCTCGTCGGCTGCGACGGCGGCCGCAGCACGGTCCGCAAGTTGCTTGGTATCGGTTTTCCCGGGGAGCCGGCGAGGGCTGAGACGTTGTTGGGCGAAGTTGAGCTCGACGTGGATCGGGAAACCCTCGACGCGGTGACGGCCGAGGTTCGTAAGACCCAGTTGCGGTTCGGGGCCATGCCGTTGGGTGACGGCTTGTACCGCGTCATCGTGCCGGCCGATGCGGTAACCGAAGACCGGGTCACGCCACCAACATTGGACGAGTTCAAGCGTCAGTTGACGATCACCGCCGGCACCGATCTCGGTGTGCATTCCCCGCGCTGGCTGTCTCGATTCGGGGACGGCACCCGGCTGGCCGAGCGGTACCGCAGCGGGCGGGCGCTGCTGGCGGGTGACGCCGCGCATGTCCATCCGCCCACCGGCGGGCAGGGCCTCAACCTCGGCGTCCAGGATGCCTTCAACCTGGGCTGGAAACTGGCGGCTTCGGTGAACGGCTGGGCGCCGACGGATCTGTTGGACAGCTACGGAGACGAACGCCGTCCGGTGGCCGCCGACGTGCTGGACAACACCCGGGCGCAGATGGAATTGATGTCGCTGGAACCTGGTGCTCAGGCGACGCGGCGGCTGGTGACCGAGCTGATGGAATTCCCCGGGGTGAGCCGGCACCTGACCGAGAAGATCATCGCCATCTCGATCCGTTATGACTTCGGCGCCGCGCATGACCTGGTCGGCCGGCGGTTGCGGGACATCGCGCTCACCCGTGGTCGCCTGTACGGGTTGATGCATGCCGGGCGCGGCCTGCTGCTCGACCAAACCGGCCGACTCTCGGTGGGCGGTTGGGGAGACCGCGTCGACCATGTCGTCGACACCAGCGAGGAGTTGGACGTGCCCGCGGTACTGCTACGGCCGGATGGGCATGTGGCATGGGTGGGCGACGATCAGTCAGACCTGAGGGACCGGCTGCCGACGTGGTTCGGCGCTGAGACGCGTTGACGATTTGGCCCCGGCCGGTTCTGCACGAGTGCGCGCAGCGGGGGTTACGGCATGATCAGCGTGCGCGATACCGGCTCGGCCACCGCCTGACGGCTGAAGATGCCGTGCTGCAGGGTGACCAGCAGTGCGTTGCGGGTCTCCTCGGGGGAGATGAGCTCATCGAACCCGAGGTGACCGGCCGAGCGGAAGGACGCCTCGAGCTCCATGCGCTTGAGCACCTCGGTGTAGTCCTCGCCGGCGTGGGTGGCGGCGCTGAGCGCCGCCGCGCCCATCGCGCCCATGGTCGCCCCCGGATAGGCAAATGTCGCCACCTGGTCGTCAAAACCCAACAGTGACATCACCATCGAACCGAATCCGAAGGCTTTCCGGAGCGTTACATGCAACTTGAGCGTCGTCGCCGCGGTCTGGGCGGCGAACATCCTTGCCCCGCTTCGCAGCACGCCACTGCGTTCGGACCGGCTGCCGGGAAGCATGCCGGGATTGTCGGCCAGGAAGACGATCGGCAGATGGAACGAGTCGGCGACGGTGATGAAATGCGCGGCCTTGTCGGCAGCGTCGGCGTCGATCGAACCGGCCATCACCTGCGGTTGATTGGCGACCACCGCGACCGGATAGCCGCCGAGATGGGCCAGCGCACAGATGATCGCGCGGCCGAACTTGGGCTGCACCTCGAACCAGTCGGGGCGATCGAAGATCTCATCGAGGACGGCCCGCATGTCGTAGATCTGCCGGTTGTCACGGGAGACGATGTCGAGAATCTCCGGGGTAAGCCGCGGTTCGGCTGTCTCGTCGGCGAGCCGGGTCGGAGGATATGACCATGCGCTGGAGGGGAAATAGGACAGGTAGCGCCGGATGTCGTCGATGACCGTCTCGTCGTCCTCGGCGTAGTTGTGGATCACGCCGCTGGTCAGCGCCACGTCCGGCCCGCCGAGGTCCTCCTTCGAGATGTCTTCTCCGGTGGACTCTTTCACCACCGGCGGGCCCGCGGTGAAGATCGCTCCCTGTTGGCTGATGATGCTGAAGTCGCACACCGGGGCCACCAGCGCACCGTGGCCGGCGGACGGACCGAGGATCGCCGACACGGTGGGCACCTTTCCCGAACACTTCGCCTGGGCGATCAGGTCGGTCGGGGTGCGTCCGTAATGCTCCCCACTGGGGCGAAAACCTGCGCCCTCCAACAACATCACCAACGGGATCTTGTTGCGCAAGGCCAACTCGGCGAGCCGGTAGCGTTTGGCGTTGCCGCCCGGGCCGATGCTGCCGGCCAGCGTGGTGAAATCCTCGGCGCCCACCATGACCGGTGTGCCGTCGATGCGGCCGGCACCCGCAACGAGGCCGTCGGCGGCGATGTCGCCGCCGACCAACGTGCCGAACTCCTGGAAGGTGCCGGGGTCGAGCAGCCGGGTGATACGTGCGCGGGCGTCGAGCTTGCCCTTGCCGTGGTGCTTGGCCAACCGCTCGGGACCGCCCATGCCGTGAGTGTGCTCACGTCGACGGGCAAGGTCCTCGAGAGTTTCCTTCCACTCCGGATCGTTCGTCATCCCGCTGTCCTCACTCGTTGCGCAGTGCCTGGTGGCTCAGCCTACCGCCGTTGACCATACTGAATTGCTTACTGTAGCGTCGATGAGGTGGGTGGGTTCAACGTAGTCGACGAAGTTGGCAAAGGTCCGAGCTGCTGATGGGCGACCCGGTTCCCCGCGTCGTCAAGATCGACCGCGGCATCCCGAGTCGGCTGGCCGAAGTCCCCGACACCGCCCGCGAGCTCGAGGTGCACGGATACGACGGTTGCTGGACGGGCGAGATCAACCACGACCCGTTTCTGCCGTTGGCGCTCGCGGCCGAGCACAGCGAACGGATCCAGATCGGCACCAGTATCGCGGTGGCATTCGCGCGCAATCCGATGACGAT
The genomic region above belongs to Mycolicibacterium sp. HK-90 and contains:
- the rox gene encoding rifampin monooxygenase; this translates as MFDVIIAGAGPTGSMLAAELRLHDVKVVVLEKEPEPSKVVRGLGLHARSIEIMDQRGLLVGFLERGQKYPVGGFFAGIAKPQPEGLDTAHAYVLGIPQTITERLLTEHAEDLGAEIRRGCEVAGLSQDDDGVTVELADGARLRSRYLVGCDGGRSTVRKLLGIGFPGEPARAETLLGEVELDVDRETLDAVTAEVRKTQLRFGAMPLGDGLYRVIVPADAVTEDRVTPPTLDEFKRQLTITAGTDLGVHSPRWLSRFGDGTRLAERYRSGRALLAGDAAHVHPPTGGQGLNLGVQDAFNLGWKLAASVNGWAPTDLLDSYGDERRPVAADVLDNTRAQMELMSLEPGAQATRRLVTELMEFPGVSRHLTEKIIAISIRYDFGAAHDLVGRRLRDIALTRGRLYGLMHAGRGLLLDQTGRLSVGGWGDRVDHVVDTSEELDVPAVLLRPDGHVAWVGDDQSDLRDRLPTWFGAETR
- a CDS encoding acyl-CoA carboxylase subunit beta; its protein translation is MTNDPEWKETLEDLARRREHTHGMGGPERLAKHHGKGKLDARARITRLLDPGTFQEFGTLVGGDIAADGLVAGAGRIDGTPVMVGAEDFTTLAGSIGPGGNAKRYRLAELALRNKIPLVMLLEGAGFRPSGEHYGRTPTDLIAQAKCSGKVPTVSAILGPSAGHGALVAPVCDFSIISQQGAIFTAGPPVVKESTGEDISKEDLGGPDVALTSGVIHNYAEDDETVIDDIRRYLSYFPSSAWSYPPTRLADETAEPRLTPEILDIVSRDNRQIYDMRAVLDEIFDRPDWFEVQPKFGRAIICALAHLGGYPVAVVANQPQVMAGSIDADAADKAAHFITVADSFHLPIVFLADNPGMLPGSRSERSGVLRSGARMFAAQTAATTLKLHVTLRKAFGFGSMVMSLLGFDDQVATFAYPGATMGAMGAAALSAATHAGEDYTEVLKRMELEASFRSAGHLGFDELISPEETRNALLVTLQHGIFSRQAVAEPVSRTLIMP
- a CDS encoding phosphotransferase — protein: MTSTAVPVSGAVPGSIDEVTANWLSEALGADVTRVRAERIAEDTGFSAALYRIHLSGSDDVPETLIVKLPAESLARGGMEMLGGYRRELYFYQHVAPSAPIATPHCYVARMTGSDFVLVLEDLRNWENADHLAGLSLPRAQLCIEQLAGLHTWSAGVDEAVLQEFPCIDCSLTRDLFLPAFAPGWQLYRDHTRRPVPGAVAAFAERFADLAPTALAALSERNTLLHGDIRADNMFFRGGELKVVDFQLSVRGAGAADVAYLVSQGLPAEVRRGHDEELLREYVGQVTGYSFEDAWRHYRLAVALLMYMPVVALLTWDAAPERSRQLCLTLIDRAVAAIEDIDALEEFS
- a CDS encoding nuclear transport factor 2 family protein, whose amino-acid sequence is MRTAREVVEQYNWVVWNEKDFALADELLGETVIRHEVGEAKVLTHEEAVNRVIDHWAMFEAIRFDLNLIVAGDDGQHVAIVYESPMTFPDGNAMTVSSMEIFRVVDGRIVEVWNCGYKQGVWA
- a CDS encoding TIGR03857 family LLM class F420-dependent oxidoreductase: MSEPVLDDLGYYLLAGAGGEGPATLMDEARRGEELGFGTAFISERWNVKEASSLVGAACAVTDRMQIATAATNHNTRHPLITGSWATTMHRLSRGRFTLGIGRGIAAMYNAFGVPAVTTAQMEDFAQVMRKLWHGEVIFNHDGPIGKYQVLFLDPDFNEDIRLAIVAFGPQTLALGGREFDDVILHTYFTPDTVQRAVKTVKDAAEQAGRDPDSVRVWSCFATVGDHLPEELRLKKTVARLATYLQGYGDLMVSTNNWDPAVLQRFREDPVVTSIPGGIDHKASAEQIEHIATLIPDEWLEPSATGSARQCVDRIRKEFDYGADAVIMHGATPDELEPIVTEYRATQVLSGSGK